In one window of Bernardetia sp. DNA:
- a CDS encoding LytR/AlgR family response regulator transcription factor, giving the protein MDIFIVDDNPSIRKFLLQIIPTLSKEYRIIGVAASVEEGLISLEVQKPDLLILDVELPDGKGFDILQKLSEKNEKGIFEGNVIFATAHDHYALRAIKYSALDYLLKPIDPEALEQALLKAVQQIKNKQLLQDFTQQKINTLRQNLENVEQNEENIKAQKIVLSDAEKIYLVSVEEIMRCESNGNYTFFYLTENRTITITQSIKVFEQMLPKSIFYRVHRSHLMNLNFFEFLDKKDGGTIHLKDGSTLPVAVRRKDELLERLKSIK; this is encoded by the coding sequence ATGGACATTTTTATCGTCGATGACAATCCTAGCATTCGGAAGTTTTTATTACAAATTATTCCTACACTTTCAAAGGAGTACAGGATTATTGGTGTGGCTGCAAGTGTGGAAGAAGGCTTAATTTCTTTAGAAGTACAAAAACCCGATTTACTCATTTTAGATGTAGAGTTGCCCGACGGAAAAGGCTTTGATATTTTACAAAAACTCAGTGAGAAAAATGAGAAAGGAATTTTTGAAGGAAATGTAATCTTTGCCACAGCACACGACCATTATGCCCTTCGTGCCATAAAATATAGTGCATTAGATTATCTTCTGAAACCCATTGACCCAGAAGCCCTAGAACAAGCCTTGTTGAAAGCCGTACAACAAATCAAAAACAAACAACTTCTACAAGACTTCACACAACAAAAAATAAATACACTAAGGCAAAATTTAGAAAATGTAGAGCAGAATGAAGAAAATATAAAAGCTCAAAAAATAGTCTTGTCTGATGCAGAAAAAATCTATTTAGTTTCTGTGGAGGAAATTATGCGCTGCGAATCGAATGGAAACTATACTTTTTTTTATCTAACAGAAAATCGCACCATTACGATTACCCAGTCTATCAAAGTATTTGAGCAAATGCTTCCCAAAAGTATTTTTTATAGAGTCCATCGTTCTCATCTTATGAACCTCAATTTTTTCGAATTTTTGGATAAAAAAGACGGTGGAACAATTCATTTAAAGGATGGCAGTACATTGCCTGTTGCTGTTCGTAGAAAAGACGAACTCTTGGAGAGATTGAAAAGTATTAAGTAA